The proteins below are encoded in one region of Anguilla anguilla isolate fAngAng1 chromosome 3, fAngAng1.pri, whole genome shotgun sequence:
- the mettl5 gene encoding rRNA N6-adenosine-methyltransferase METTL5 isoform X1 encodes MKLKELESCLQQVDAFEEPKLFLEQYPTSPHIAACMIYTIHNTFDDIENKLVADLGCGCGVLSIGAAMLDAGLCVGFDIDDDALATFKMNTEELELTNTDIIQCDVCNLEPAALTKRFDTVIMNPPFGTKHNKGMDMLFLKTALNMARTSVYSLHKTATREHIQKKASDWKVKMEVVAAELRYDLPASYKFHKKKSVDIEVDFMRFSIS; translated from the exons ATGAAACTAAAGGAACTGGAAAGCTGCCTTCAACAAGTGGACGCTTTTGAGGAACCAAAGCTTTTCCTCGAACAGTATCCAACCAGCCCTCATATTGCAG cATGTATGATTTATACGATTCACAATACATTTGATGACATTGAGAATAAATTGGTGGCAGACCTGGGCTGTGGATGTGGGGTTCTGAGCATTGGGGCTGCAATGCTAGATGCTGG ATTATGTGTTGGGTTTGACATTGATGACGATGCATTGGCTacattcaaaatgaacacagaaGAATTAGAACTTACAAACACTGACATCATACAATGTGATGTGTGTAACTTGGAGCCAGCTGCATTGACAAAGAGATTTGACACGGTCATAATGAATCCTCCCTTTGGAACGAAACACAACAAAG GTATGGATATGCTGTTCCTTAAGACTGCACTAAATAtggcaaggacatcagtttacTCTCTTCACAAAACAGCAACACGAGAG CACATACAAAAGAAGGCCAGTGACTGGAAAGTGAAAATGGAAGTAGTAGCAG caGAGCTGAGATACGACTTGCCAGCATCATACAAGTTCCATAAGAAGAAATCA GTCGACATTGAAGTGGACTTCATGCGATTCTCCATTTCATGA
- the mettl5 gene encoding rRNA N6-adenosine-methyltransferase METTL5 isoform X2 — protein MKLKELESCLQQVDAFEEPKLFLEQYPTSPHIAACMIYTIHNTFDDIENKLVADLGCGCGVLSIGAAMLDAGLCVGFDIDDDALATFKMNTEELELTNTDIIQCDVCNLEPAALTKRFDTVIMNPPFGTKHNKGMDMLFLKTALNMARTSVYSLHKTATREHIQKKASDWKVKMEVVAELRYDLPASYKFHKKKSVDIEVDFMRFSIS, from the exons ATGAAACTAAAGGAACTGGAAAGCTGCCTTCAACAAGTGGACGCTTTTGAGGAACCAAAGCTTTTCCTCGAACAGTATCCAACCAGCCCTCATATTGCAG cATGTATGATTTATACGATTCACAATACATTTGATGACATTGAGAATAAATTGGTGGCAGACCTGGGCTGTGGATGTGGGGTTCTGAGCATTGGGGCTGCAATGCTAGATGCTGG ATTATGTGTTGGGTTTGACATTGATGACGATGCATTGGCTacattcaaaatgaacacagaaGAATTAGAACTTACAAACACTGACATCATACAATGTGATGTGTGTAACTTGGAGCCAGCTGCATTGACAAAGAGATTTGACACGGTCATAATGAATCCTCCCTTTGGAACGAAACACAACAAAG GTATGGATATGCTGTTCCTTAAGACTGCACTAAATAtggcaaggacatcagtttacTCTCTTCACAAAACAGCAACACGAGAG CACATACAAAAGAAGGCCAGTGACTGGAAAGTGAAAATGGAAGTAGTAGCAG AGCTGAGATACGACTTGCCAGCATCATACAAGTTCCATAAGAAGAAATCA GTCGACATTGAAGTGGACTTCATGCGATTCTCCATTTCATGA